The Punica granatum isolate Tunisia-2019 chromosome 4, ASM765513v2, whole genome shotgun sequence genome has a window encoding:
- the LOC116202699 gene encoding uncharacterized protein LOC116202699, translating into MEKKESVDHFSHQHPLDPCHLEEEEKVMCAACEKRCRDQSYGCSECRFFLHEECAELPRELKHPMHSPHHLKLSDTANYLGAIYCDACMKRSRGFTFRCEECDFDLDIDCAQKAESEVKKKSIYHFSHKHVLSLEEDGIVPKEKDVVQEVWCKACEKRCSNPAYVCAPCEYFLHKSCAELSLELIHPLHSMHPLKLQITAYDGPVYCDSCYNKVLGFIYHCEQCNFDLDIECAQMRFSAAEKQINGFKHFKHSHTLVASEKNEDDKVLCVACWERCSGDTLGCEACEFFLHKSCAELPEVMNNPVHKVHPLKMQSAFSNICDNCDVKIRGFTYRCDQCDFDLDTKCAQQLDSNPNLSKIHERKKRDAVEKEMEHFAHTLHKLKRSLKQDEKRRCMACEKLCSGVVYGCDECVFFLHELCARLPRRFTHYFHKHVLELLSNRLEAPDQQKMDEPKMTCNACDKRCRGFTYSCLHCNFNMDVECTRMAQRKRRANYIEHFCHGHPLKILKEEKSELCSACKGQLSGDTYGCNKCRMWLHKSCVDALQENIDHFFHRHEGQKLLYLNTRVRNVKCKACRQECLGFTFHCEGCDFNLDTDCALMPSRMKNGHEFLGHGHPLKLVDKGGDTDIRCSVCEKRCHGSTYECDLCDFYIHKACGELPETITHDFHPKHYLKLITKDRFKCKACLKESSGFTYNCLLCPFFSFHVGCTGLKPIIEYGDHEHPLAFFESVYEQEKLVCNACKSEIPSSMEKQRDNVVRCVQCNNYNLHLLCSPLPCTIVSPKKHKHPLTLEDTFVEEDSDESYCDACEKERDPRECVYKCKQCPYVAAFDCMKSEVIELLQGKENHVKLRSLCGGIAGEVITDGIEATDTKRADGVKAEVPIENVVGLDDMLDSFIGDEVMNLTGRAEFLEKAMAELWDQIMSDIVPNVSSYTNEALEKLRTRLETSVLKAEFSMIFFEKEETEKVEEFWTFKSLVPTLKQLLQRHADVISRSEQSSESKSLILTMLCGAIRSMLELDGQIEGVSEALLFNWWNHFRLAECVGFEIQFLMDHLKRITLAYFALKAKEEDLAYFARKAEEQEVWEQKLEDLAVKIGESEHNL; encoded by the exons atggagaagaaggaaagcGTTGACCACTTCAGCCACCAGCATCCATTGGACCCGTGCCATcttgaggaagaggaaaaggtcATGTGTGCTGCATGCGAGAAACGCTGTAGGGATCAGTCCTATGGCTGCAGTGAATGCCGCTTTtttcttcatgaagaatgTGCTGAGTTGCCGAGGGAACTCAAACACCCTATGCATTCTCCTCACCATCTCAAACTCTCCGACACAGCGAACTATCTGGGTGCTATCTATTGCGATGCCTGTATGAAAAGATCCCGTGGGTTCACCTTCCGCTGTGAGGAGTGTGATTTTGATTTAGACATCGATTGTGCTCAAAAAGCCGAATCTGAAGTCAAGAAGAAGTCAATCTACCACTTCAGCCACAAGCACGTATTATCACTAGAGGAAGATGGTATCgttccaaaagaaaaagatgtcGTTCAGGAAGTTTGGTGCAAGGCTTGTGAGAAACGCTGCTCGAACCCTGCATATGTCTGTGCGCCATGTGAATATTTCCTCCATAAATCATGCGCGGAGTTGTCTCTTGAACTTATTCACCCCTTACACTCAATGCACCCACTGAAGCTGCAGATCACTGCATATGATGGACCAGTATATTGTGATTCCTGCTACAATAAGGTCTTAGGCTTCATCTACCACTGCGAGCAGTGTAACTTTGACCTCGACATTGAGTGTGCACAGATGCGCTTCTCTGCAGCTGAGAAGCAGATCAATGGTTTCAAGCATTTCAAACATAGCCACACTCTGGTGGCGAGTGAGAAGAATGAAGACGATAAGGTTCTATGCGTAGCGTGCTGGGAAAGATGTTCAGGTGATACCTTGGGGTGTGAAGCGTGCGAGTTTTTCCTACACAAGTCATGTGCTGAATTGCCTGAAGTAATGAATAACCCCGTCCACAAGGTACATCCCTTAAAGATGCAGTCTGCATTCTCGAATATCTGCGACAATTGTGATGTGAAGATTCGTGGATTCACATACCGCTGTGACCAATGTGACTTTGACTTGGATACCAAATGTGCTCAGCAGCTGGATAGCAATCCCAACCTCTCGAAAATTcatgaaagaaagaagagagatgCAGTTGAGAAGGAGATGGAGCACTTTGCCCATACGCTGCATAAGCTGAAGCGCAGCTTAAAGCAGGATGAGAAGAGACGATGCATGGCATGTGAAAAACTCTGCTCAGGAGTAGTTTACGGCTGCGATGAATGTGTATTTTTCCTCCATGAATTGTGTGCACGGTTGCCTCGACGCTTCACCCACTATTTCCACAAGCATGTGCTCGAACTCCTGAGTAACAGATTGGAGGCGCCCGATCAGCAAAAGATGGATGAACCGAAGATGACCTGTAATGCTTGTGACAAAAGGTGTCGTGGATTCACCTACTCCTGTTTGCATTGCAACTTCAACATGGATGTAGAGTGTACTCGGATGGCCCAGAGGAAGCGTCGTGCAAACTATATTGAACATTTCTGCCACGGCCATCCCTTAAAGATCCTCAAGGAGGAGAAGTCTGAGCTATGTTCTGCTTGTAAGGGACAATTGTCAGGGGACACGTATGGTTGCAACAAGTGCAGGATGTGGCTCCACAAGTCGTGTGTTGATGCACTTCAGGAAAATATTGATCATTTCTTCCACCGCCACGAGGGCCAAAAGCTGTTGTACTTAAACACCCGGGTAAGGAACGTGAAGTGCAAGGCATGTAGGCAGGAATGCCTAGGATTCACCTTCCACTGTGAGGGATGCGATTTTAATTTGGACACTGATTGTGCCCTGATGCCCTCGAGAATGAAGAACGGTCATGAGTTCCTGGGGCACGGTCACCCGCTAAAGCTCGTAGATAAAGGAGGAGATACAGATATTCGCTGCTCTGTGTGTGAGAAGCGCTGCCATGGCTCCACATATGAGTGCGATCTTTGTGACTTCTACATCCACAAAGCTTGTGGTGAATTACCGGAGACCATCACCCATGACTTTCACCCGAAGCATTATCTGAAATTGATAACCAAAGACCGATTTAAGTGTAAAGCTTGCCTCAAGGAAAGCTCAGGCTTCACTTACAACTGTCTTTTGTGCCCTTTTTTCAGTTTCCATGTGGGTTGCACGGGCCTCAAACCCATCATAGAGTACGGTGATCACGAACACCCGCTTGCTTTCTTTGAGAGCGTGTACGAGCAGGAAAAACTTGTGTGCAATGCCTGTAAATCAGAAATTCCCTCTTCCATGGAGAAACAGAGAGACAATGTTGTCCGTTGTGTGCAATGCAATAATTACAACCTTCATCTCCTTTGCAGTCCCTTGCCTTGTACAATAGTAAGTCCCAAAAAGCACAAGCATCCACTTACACTCGAGGACACTTTTGTTGAGGAGGATTCGGACGAGTCCTACTGTGATGCCTGCGAGAAAGAAAGGGATCCACGAGAATGCGTCTACAAATGTAAGCAGTGCCCATATGTTGCTGCCTTTGATTGCATGAAGTCTGAG GTGATAGAGTTATTGCAAGGCAAAGAAAATCATGTGAAACTGAGGAGTCTATGCGGAGGGATTGCTGGTGAAGTAATCACTGACGGAATTGAGGCAACTGACACGAAGAGAGCGGACGGTGTAAAAGCAGAAGTTCCCATTGAGAATGTGGTGGGCTTGGATGACATGCTTGATTCTTTCATTGGGGATGAGGTCATGAACCTTACAGGGAGGGCGGAGTTCCTAGAGAAGGCAATGGCGGAGTTGTGGGATCAAATAATGAGCGATATTGTCCCGAATGTTTCCTCATATACTAATGAAGCTCTCGAGAAGTTAAGGACCAGGCTAGAGACTAGCGTACTGAAAGCGGAATTCTCGATGATATTTTTCGAAAAAGAAGAGACCGAAAAAGTCGAAGAATTTTGGACGTTCAAGAGCCTGGTCCCGACTCTAAAGCAACTGCTCCAGAGGCATGCCGACGTCATCAGCCGGTCGGAGCAGAGTTCAGAGTCAAAAAGCTTAATCTTGACAATGCTCTGCGGAGCAATACGAAGCATGCTGGAGTTGGACGGACAGATTGAGGGTGTGTCGGAAGCACTGCTCTTCAATTGGTGGAACCACTTCAGGCTTGCAGAGTGCGTGGGATTTGAGATTCAGTTTCTGATGGATCATCTGAAGAGAATCACTCTAGCTTACTTTGCTCTTAAAGCGAAAGAAGAAGATCTTGCTTACTTTGCTCGTAAAGCGGAAGAACAAGAAGTTTGGGAACAGAAATTGGAGGATCTGGCTGTCAAGATTGGAGAATCAGAGCATAACCTTTAG
- the LOC116202698 gene encoding putative disease resistance protein At4g19050, protein MVEERKKEILQHLQNDTVLKVFLVGESGVGKTWIARETSNSALSSGLSGFTIWLFRKKKMYDTSSICKDIARQFSLLSMKEKPGSDFEEADGSGPGLVSFCGSGSRPGSASVSAQQCMVDQVRKKLKEKILALADEHKKFILLILDDVPNEVNVDNIISKVRALFEESVEVTVKVLITQRDQESALALEESAKVVEIKPLPEGDSLTLFRSMLIKGVSDCRDFEKLAGEIVKKSRCLPGVLIATAQALNWIARGNSDTEILEMELQEAANDEDPTKGVNPLLQFCLERLPTSQVASCYWHGRELFRDCSAFHFSEVITHWILEGYLGQVESIDRAYAEGHRVLIELIDRCLMKTLDDNLITMEGLALALADNRDRGLCGESNLGMVRIIGDGESEGLGRIARTKGMAKTLSEQKSVEPVTLVLDRTQYTELAMGLNQEVQGISLFNPSFQSVPGSLSHAQNLLVLRESNCLNSITEIRNFKSLTVLEISGASSLEELPRDLFKQMVDIRSLNLSGTGIKTLPSSLSNLSKLRWLVLSNCSCLETLPSLKKFKELEVLNLNGANSLKRIHDLNFAPLEKLQFLDLSYTQIERLPFIHDSKSLIRLFLHGCSKLFRVPALPQSLQILDLSKASNLMEIFQLPLKQSDLRVLNLSGCSAIEKLPSTKTFKKLEYLHLSGAVALAEIEDESFEHLSGLKVLDLSETKVEKLPSLSGLGNLRKLLLRSCGSLRTLPGMKGLSRLEELEISGSSSLTKLDLEHLNHKNLRKLTLACCAHLIEIPSLKDLQKLEILDLWDCASLSVIQDSSFEHMSRLQRLDLSGTNIEELPSLLNLRNLRHLLLRNCANLKSLPGLESLTMLRDIDLCGACSLPDDVVWLESLKNMTHLEKLDLSGARVNELPSFASLTQLSLSGCSDFSKLPNLEELIQLKVLNLAGTAVKNLPFLESLVKLQELILRDCSGLEQLQSLSLLIRLEILDMWGTGIKEFPYWTQELNHLKRLHLPDLRRMGIDWGRIRRLPEELNWEECGILKVPGIITEESSDPSFVSIYGTEFFSYLERNPELWDTTFKRFHFLVFPSGEKHRDMHRYRDLLGFLDIHLKLRNLPPRREIDRLIEVHGTKNLSRDLQHVLRRAEHLCFSNISCLSCLSGLDVSAMKGCWIEKCDELEYVFDREENGLRLGRKLEILWVSNLQKLSSLYSDNMPLDSYQNLRKLYLDCCPRLERVFSPSQNPKSLEVLRVSFCDRLVNVFENEPEEEDRQLENSSLKLYLFELPMLKRTGVMIECLAWLEHSECPRLEGVQNQQSRLI, encoded by the coding sequence ATGGttgaagaaaggaaaaaggagaTTCTGCAGCACCTACAGAACGATACTGTTCTCAAAGTTTTCCTTGTTGGGGAGTCCGGGGTCGGGAAGACTTGGATCGCAAGAGAAACGAGCAATTCTGCGCTAAGCAGCGGTTTATCAGGATTTACCATTTGGTTGTTCCGAAAGAAGAAAATGTATGACACTAGCTCCATCTGCAAGGACATTGCACGGCAGTTCTCGCTACTTTCCATGAAGGAGAAGCCCGGAAGCGATTTTGAGGAAGCAGATGGTTCAGGACCTGGATTGGTCTCATTCTGTGGCTCGGGCTCGAGACCAGGATCAGCCTCAGTTTCAGCCCAGCAGTGTATGGTGGACCAGGTCCGGAAAAAACTCAAGGAGAAGATCCTGGCACTGGCTGATGAGCACAAGAAATTCATTCTACTGATCCTCGATGATGTCCCAAACGAGGTGAACGTGGACAATATTATTTCGAAAGTTCGGGCCCTGTTCGAGGAGTCTGTTGAGGTTACGGTTAAGGTTCTCATTACTCAAAGAGACCAAGAATCAGCTCTAGCCCTCGAGGAGTCTGCAAAGGTTGTCGAAATCAAGCCCCTGCCCGAGGGGGACTCTTTGACTCTTTTCCGCAGTATGCTCATCAAGGGAGTCTCCGACTGTCGAGACTTCGAGAAGCTGGCGGGAGAGATTGTGAAGAAGAGCAGGTGCTTGCCCGGTGTTTTAATTGCCACGGCGCAGGCCTTAAATTGGATTGCACGGGGAAATTCTGACACCGAGATCTTGGAGATGGAGCTGCAAGAAGCAGCCAATGATGAGGACCCGACCAAGGGTGTCAATCCGCTGCTCCAGTTCTGTCTCGAGAGGCTGCCGACCAGCCAAGTGGCGAGCTGCTATTGGCATGGGCGGGAACTGTTTCGTGACTGCAGCGCGTTCCACTTCAGCGAGGTGATCACTCACTGGATATTGGAGGGATACCTCGGTCAAGTTGAGAGCATTGACAGGGCCTATGCAGAGGGACACCGCGTCCTGATCGAGCTCATTGATCGATGCCTGATGAAGACTCTTGATGATAATCTCATCACCATGGAAGGGTTGGCTTTGGCTCTGGCTGATAACAGGGATCGTGGGCTCTGCGGGGAGAGCAACCTTGGAATGGTTCGTATTATTGGAGATGGAGAATCAGAAGGACTCGGGAGAATAGCGAGGACCAAAGGAATGGCGAAGACACTTTCTGAGCAGAAGAGCGTGGAACCAGTCACCCTTGTGCTCGACCGTACTCAATATACTGAACTCGCCATGGGACTAAATCAGGAAGTCCAGGGCATTTCTCTGTTTAACCCGAGCTTTCAATCTGTGCCGGGGTCACTTAGCCATGCGCAGAATCTTCTCGTGCTCAGAGAGTCCAACTGTCTTAACAGCATTACTGAGATAAGAAACTTCAAATCATTGACTGTTCTTGAGATATCGGGTGCTAGCTCCTTGGAAGAACTTCCACGTGATCTTTTCAAGCAGATGGTTGATATCCGGAGTCTGAACTTGTCAGGGACGGGAATTAAGACTCTTCCTTCGTCTCTTTCGAATTTGAGCAAACTTCGATGGCTTGTCCTCAGCAACTGTTCTTGCTTGGAAACGCTCCCTAGCCTAAAGAAATTCAAGGAACTCGAAGTGCTCAATCTTAATGGAGCAAATTCGTTGAAGAGAATCCACGACCTGAACTTTGCTCCGCTTGAGAAGCTTCAGTTCCTTGATCTTTCTTATACACAAATTGAACGCTTACCCTTCATTCACGACTCGAAGAGCCTGATACGGTTATTCCTGCATGGCTGTTCCAAGTTATTCAGAGTCCCAGCTCTGCCACAGAGCCTTCAGATCCTCGATCTCTCTAAAGCCTCAAATTTGATGGAAATCTTCCAACTGCCTTTGAAGCAGAGTGATCTCCGAGTACTTAACCTGAGTGGCTGTTCTGCTATCGAGAAACTTCCCAGCACCAAAACGTTTAAGAAACTCGAATATCTCCACCTTTCAGGGGCTGTGGCTCTGGCTGAGATTGAGGATGAATCTTTTGAGCACTTGAGTGGCCTCAAGGTTCTTGATCTCTCTGAAACCAAAGTCGAGAAGTTACCTTCGCTTAGTGGCCTCGGCAATCTCCGGAAACTCCTGTTGAGGAGCTGTGGGTCATTGAGAACTCTCCCCGGAATGAAAGGGCTCTCAAGGCTTGAGGAGCTCGAAATTTCGGGCAGCTCTTCTCTGACAAAACTCGACCTCGAACATTTGAATCACAAGAACCTTAGAAAGCTCACTCTTGCTTGTTGTGCTCACTTGATTGAGATCCCGTCCCTAAAGGATCTCCAGAAACTTGAAATTCTTGATCTCTGGGATTGTGCTTCCCTGAGTGTGATCCAAGATTCCTCATTTGAGCACATGTCACGACTCCAACGGCTTGATCTCTCTGGAACAAACATTGAAGAGTTACCTTCCCTTTTGAATCTCAGGAATCTACGCCACCTTCTGCTACGGAACTGTGCTAATCTGAAGTCTCTTCCCGGTCTGGAATCTCTTACGATGCTTCGGGATATCGATCTCTGTGGGGCCTGCTCATTACCAGATGATGTTGTTTGGTTGGAGTCCTTGAAGAATATGACTCACCTTGAGAAACTCGATTTATCAGGTGCTCGAGTAAATGAGTTGCCTTCCTTTGCAAGTCTTACGCAGCTCTCACTAAGTGGCTGCTCGGATTTCAGCAAGTTGCCAAACTTGGAAGAACTGATACAGCTCAAGGTTCTCAATCTTGCCGGTACAGCTGTCAAAAATCTGCCATTCCTTGAAAGCCTGGTTAAGCTCCAAGAACTCATTCTTAGGGACTGCTCGGGCTTGGAACAGCTTCAGAGTCTGAGCTTACTAATCCGTCTTGAGATTCTCGATATGTGGGGGACCGGTATCAAAGAATTTCCGTATTGGACTCAGGAACTGAATCATCTGAAGCGGCTCCATCTTCCAGACCTCAGAAGGATGGGAATTGATTGGGGCAGAATCAGGCGGCTTCCAGAAGAGCTCAACTGGGAGGAATGTGGGATCCTGAAGGTTCCTGGAATCATTACAGAAGAAAGTTCTGATCCTTCCTTCGTCTCCATATATGGAACCGAGTTTTTCAGTTATCTAGAGAGGAATCCAGAGCTGTGGGATACTACTTTCAAGAGGTTTCACTTCTTGGTTTTCCCTTCAGGCGAAAAACACCGGGACATGCATCGTTACAGAGATCTGCTGGGTTTCCTGGATATCCATCTTAAGCTGAGGAACCTCCCTCCCCGAAGAGAGATCGACCGCTTGATAGAGGTCCACGGAACCAAGAACTTGTCCAGAGATCTTCAACACGTTCTTAGGAGAGCAGAACATCTTTGCTTCAGCAACATTTCGTGTTTGAGCTGCTTGTCCGGTTTGGATGTGAGTGCAATGAAAGGCTGTTGGATCGAAAAGTGCGATGAACTAGAATATGTTTTCGATCGGGAAGAGAACGGTCTTCGTCTGGGGAGGAAACTTGAAATTCTATGGGTATCAAACCTTCAGAAATTGAGCAGCCTTTACAGCGATAACATGCCATTAGATAGCTATCAGAATCTGAGGAAGCTGTATTTGGACTGCTGCCCGAGACTGGAGAGGGTGTTCTCTCCGTCTCAGAACCCAAAGAGCCTTGAGGTTCTTCGCGTAAGTTTCTGTGACAGATTGGTTAATGTATTCGAGAACGAGCCAGAGGAAGAAGATCGGCAACTGGAGAACTCATCGCTCAAGTTGTACCTGTTTGAACTGCCAATGCTCAAACGAACAGGGGTTATGATAGAGTGTCTGGCGTGGCTCGAGCACAGTGAATGCCCGAGACTTGAGGGAGTTCAGAATCAACAGTCTCGATTGATATGA